From a region of the Phycisphaerales bacterium AB-hyl4 genome:
- the fliE gene encoding flagellar hook-basal body complex protein FliE yields the protein MADPLGLISSNPGAGGVSRSGPSAPKGPTASDGASPEFKDVMMKHIEQVNRLQQDADTAIEDLVSGRRDDMDAVLMAKQKADVAFQMLLQVRNKMMDAYEEVKQIRV from the coding sequence ATGGCCGACCCACTAGGTCTGATTTCGAGTAACCCTGGCGCAGGCGGTGTGAGCCGAAGCGGTCCGTCTGCGCCGAAGGGGCCGACGGCGAGCGATGGTGCGTCGCCTGAGTTTAAAGACGTGATGATGAAGCACATCGAGCAGGTCAATCGGCTGCAGCAGGATGCGGACACAGCCATTGAAGACCTGGTCTCGGGGCGTCGGGATGACATGGACGCGGTGCTGATGGCGAAGCAGAAGGCGGACGTTGCGTTCCAGATGTTGTTGCAGGTACGCAACAAGATGATGGATGCGTATGAAGAAGTGAAGCAGATTCGGGTTTGA
- the fliG gene encoding flagellar motor switch protein FliG: MARNDYNLEPVSEMPGVRKAAILLLTLDQQASTTLLKQLPGPAVEEVTRELASLGEIPTRTRNVILKEFYDLAVAQTWASEGGLDYARTLLQESLDPKEADRILQQISTQVRRTPFAFLQKAESTNLLTFIQDEHPQTIALIVSHLPHHKASEILGGLPTPKQIEVVKRVANMEQTNPEVISEVEKGLEARLANMLNQSFEKIGGVNTVAEMLNLVDRTTEKSIMEGLEAEDPDLVEEIRRLMFVFEDILLVNDKGIQSVLKEVDNDELALALKTASEELKNKVFTNMSERAAKLIQEDMEYMGPVRVSDVEGAQQRIVDIVRRLEDAGEIIIAGRGGDKEMIV, encoded by the coding sequence ATGGCCCGTAACGATTACAACCTTGAGCCGGTGTCCGAGATGCCTGGCGTGCGCAAGGCGGCGATCCTGCTGCTGACGTTGGACCAGCAAGCGTCGACGACGCTGCTGAAACAATTGCCCGGGCCGGCGGTGGAGGAAGTGACGCGGGAACTGGCGAGCCTGGGCGAAATTCCTACACGTACGCGCAACGTAATTCTTAAAGAGTTTTACGACCTCGCAGTCGCGCAGACGTGGGCAAGCGAAGGCGGGCTAGATTATGCGCGAACGCTGTTGCAGGAATCGCTGGACCCGAAGGAGGCGGACCGGATCCTGCAGCAGATCAGTACGCAGGTTCGGCGGACGCCTTTCGCGTTTCTGCAAAAGGCGGAGTCGACGAACCTGCTGACATTTATTCAGGATGAGCACCCGCAGACGATTGCGCTGATCGTCAGCCATCTACCGCATCACAAGGCAAGCGAGATCCTCGGCGGGCTGCCGACGCCCAAGCAGATCGAGGTGGTCAAACGCGTCGCCAATATGGAGCAGACCAACCCGGAGGTCATCAGCGAAGTCGAGAAGGGGCTGGAAGCGCGGCTGGCGAATATGCTCAACCAGAGCTTTGAGAAGATCGGCGGCGTGAACACCGTGGCCGAGATGCTCAACCTTGTCGATCGCACGACGGAAAAGAGCATCATGGAAGGTCTGGAAGCGGAAGATCCGGACCTTGTAGAAGAGATCCGCAGACTGATGTTCGTCTTCGAAGACATTCTCCTGGTCAACGACAAGGGTATTCAGTCGGTGCTCAAGGAAGTGGACAACGACGAACTGGCGCTGGCGCTCAAGACGGCCAGCGAAGAGCTCAAGAACAAGGTGTTCACGAACATGTCCGAGCGTGCGGCGAAGCTGATCCAGGAAGACATGGAATACATGGGCCCGGTCCGCGTCAGCGACGTGGAAGGAGCGCAGCAGCGGATCGTGGACATCGTGCGTCGGTTGGAGGACGCAGGCGAGATCATCATCGCCGGCCGAGGCGGCGACAAGGAAATGATCGTGTGA
- a CDS encoding FliH/SctL family protein — protein MPVIKSDNATPLLKEAIVLDLGDIGRQAAKLRAAAEQRAMQTLTNAERKAKQLIDGAAEKGHAQGFAEGREQGLAEGREQGRAEALAQSTEQLKQLQAGWTQALAGWEEHCVQMDRDSRQAVLAFALRVAEKLVHRVVEVDEEVVVKQLAKALTYVLHANEVTVTVHPDDRPTLEAAVPKLLSTFDQLEHIKLVDDEAVGRGGCVVRGGQGRVDATIDTQLQRVVDAILPGGGG, from the coding sequence ATGCCAGTGATCAAGTCTGACAACGCCACGCCGCTGTTGAAAGAGGCCATCGTGCTGGACCTGGGCGACATCGGTCGGCAGGCGGCGAAACTGCGCGCGGCGGCAGAGCAGCGGGCAATGCAGACGCTGACCAACGCGGAGCGGAAGGCCAAGCAACTCATTGACGGTGCTGCGGAAAAGGGGCATGCGCAAGGGTTTGCGGAAGGGCGCGAGCAGGGGTTGGCTGAAGGTCGCGAGCAGGGCCGAGCGGAGGCGTTGGCCCAGTCGACGGAGCAGTTGAAGCAGTTGCAGGCCGGGTGGACGCAGGCGCTCGCGGGGTGGGAAGAGCATTGCGTGCAGATGGACCGGGACAGTCGACAGGCGGTGCTGGCGTTTGCGCTGCGCGTGGCGGAGAAGCTGGTGCATCGCGTTGTGGAGGTAGACGAAGAGGTGGTGGTGAAGCAGCTGGCGAAGGCGCTGACGTATGTGTTGCATGCCAACGAGGTGACGGTGACGGTGCATCCGGACGATCGGCCGACGCTTGAAGCGGCGGTGCCGAAGTTGCTGTCCACGTTTGATCAACTGGAACACATCAAGCTGGTGGATGACGAAGCGGTCGGCCGAGGCGGGTGTGTCGTGCGCGGCGGGCAAGGCCGAGTCGATGCAACGATCGATACGCAACTGCAACGCGTGGTGGACGCGATACTGCCAGGGGGCGGGGGGTAG
- a CDS encoding FliI/YscN family ATPase: MSLLAEQFEVLEQTTAPELRGTVSEVRGLALRVAGLPVPIGAMVRIDPRSARMNEASEKSDGLPGEVVGFDREYAIVMPLGAVAGVRPGDDVVAVQHAQQVRVGESLLGRVLDGFGRPIDGGGPLLDTAPRPLHPSPVDPMDRPVIEQPLATGVRAVDAMISLGRGQRLGVFAAPGVGKSTLLGGIAKHTAADVSVIALVGERGREVRDFIDNVLGPEGLKRSVVVCATSDEPALLRLRAAMVATSVAEYFRDQGKDVLLVMDSVTRFCQAQRQIGLAAGEPPATRGYPPSVFSMLPTLLERSGSTNAGSITGLYAVLVEGDDMDEPIADACRGVLDGHVLLSRQLAEQGHYPAIDVLGSISRVANDVTSKEHQAARREVLKLVSSYRQVEELLNIGAYAQGSNADFDLAIACKPAIDQLLQQGGSEVRGRADFQTTQAQLFALTQQIQQQRKQLNQAPQQRRPVQGPRG; the protein is encoded by the coding sequence ATGAGCCTACTTGCGGAACAATTCGAGGTTCTCGAACAGACGACCGCGCCGGAATTGCGCGGTACGGTGTCGGAAGTGCGCGGTCTTGCGCTGCGCGTGGCGGGCTTGCCGGTGCCGATCGGCGCGATGGTGCGGATTGACCCACGCTCGGCTCGGATGAATGAGGCGTCGGAGAAGAGCGACGGCTTGCCGGGCGAGGTGGTGGGGTTTGATCGTGAGTATGCGATTGTGATGCCGTTAGGCGCGGTGGCGGGCGTTCGGCCGGGCGATGATGTGGTGGCGGTGCAACATGCACAGCAGGTTCGCGTGGGCGAGTCGCTGCTGGGGCGGGTGCTGGATGGCTTTGGTCGGCCGATTGATGGGGGCGGGCCGTTGCTGGACACGGCACCGCGGCCGCTGCACCCTTCGCCGGTGGACCCGATGGATCGGCCGGTGATCGAGCAGCCGTTGGCGACGGGTGTGCGAGCGGTGGATGCGATGATCAGCCTCGGGCGGGGGCAGCGGTTGGGTGTGTTCGCAGCGCCGGGCGTGGGCAAGTCGACGTTGCTAGGCGGAATTGCCAAGCATACAGCGGCGGATGTGAGTGTGATCGCGTTGGTGGGCGAACGCGGCCGCGAGGTGCGCGACTTTATCGACAACGTGCTCGGGCCGGAAGGCTTGAAGCGAAGCGTGGTGGTGTGCGCGACCAGCGATGAGCCGGCGCTGCTGCGGCTGCGGGCGGCGATGGTGGCGACGAGCGTGGCAGAGTACTTCCGCGATCAGGGCAAAGACGTGCTGCTGGTGATGGACTCGGTGACGCGCTTTTGCCAGGCACAACGCCAGATTGGACTTGCGGCGGGCGAGCCGCCGGCGACGCGCGGCTATCCGCCGAGCGTGTTCAGCATGTTGCCCACGCTGTTAGAGCGGTCGGGCAGCACGAATGCGGGGTCGATTACGGGGCTGTACGCCGTGCTTGTGGAAGGCGACGACATGGACGAGCCGATCGCGGACGCGTGCCGCGGTGTGCTCGACGGCCATGTGTTGTTGTCGCGGCAGTTGGCGGAGCAGGGGCATTACCCGGCGATCGACGTGCTGGGTTCGATCAGTCGTGTGGCAAACGACGTGACGAGCAAGGAACATCAGGCGGCGCGGCGCGAGGTGCTCAAGCTTGTCAGTTCGTATCGACAGGTGGAAGAGCTGTTGAACATTGGTGCGTATGCGCAGGGCAGCAATGCGGACTTCGATCTGGCGATCGCGTGCAAGCCGGCAATCGACCAGCTGTTGCAGCAGGGCGGCAGTGAAGTGCGCGGCCGGGCCGACTTTCAAACAACGCAAGCCCAGTTGTTCGCATTGACGCAACAGATTCAGCAGCAGCGTAAACAGTTGAACCAGGCACCGCAGCAACGTCGCCCGGTGCAGGGCCCGCGTGGATGA
- the fliJ gene encoding flagellar export protein FliJ, which translates to MAGFRFKFENVLEHRRTIEDQAQRELARHLRARMILQGQLEQMQTTIRQSKTDLADALVGRVDLDRVSSFAQFSGHSSVRARQIVEHLAKMEKQITAARERLLDATRQRKAMELLRDRHERDWKREHKRREAILMDELATQQYLRTTMIGGRL; encoded by the coding sequence ATGGCAGGATTCCGATTTAAATTTGAAAACGTGCTTGAACACCGGCGGACGATCGAAGATCAGGCGCAGCGCGAGTTGGCCAGGCATTTGCGGGCACGCATGATTCTTCAAGGCCAGCTTGAGCAGATGCAGACAACAATCCGTCAGTCTAAAACCGACCTTGCTGATGCGCTGGTGGGGCGGGTGGACCTTGATCGTGTTTCGAGCTTTGCGCAGTTCAGCGGGCATAGCTCGGTGCGGGCGCGGCAGATTGTGGAGCATCTCGCAAAGATGGAAAAGCAGATCACCGCGGCGCGCGAGCGACTGCTGGACGCGACGCGACAGCGGAAGGCGATGGAACTGCTGCGCGATCGACATGAACGCGACTGGAAGCGCGAACACAAACGGCGTGAAGCGATTCTGATGGATGAACTGGCGACGCAGCAGTATCTGCGCACGACAATGATCGGAGGGCGGCTGTGA
- a CDS encoding flagellar hook-length control protein FliK has translation MQLFNLVPTNADAGRAMPKPGGREAPPEVRFDQTLEQSQRQHKRTSSHSDDGRQVDRHEVARRDTAGANGDRRATRETDDAKQSADRERSTRAEGREVMRGRDDEPTTSERQALSDVDGVKREIGDEPSDMDEALAELRATLRALMNQNETDDDVMMDDASLEALDALVAALMETSSKDELKALLSKGSGAGDELARMMRQLTMQGEKSSQTVDPLAALMTMPLTSGKSTGQSARPSVFESSEASHALASGDGEASNGKVVKLGQMVGQAMPALAAMLQGTGKQGAGSAGDMQALFAQLVNAASAGKSGQGGGELLTTLMQAGPQSGSLNGQALNAQLGTAAPGQGAADDVDAQTNASRLTRAMHSAVNQGGGTLTLRMTPPEMGTVRIQLSVQAGTVNAALHAENESARTLLSQQLSQLRQSLESQGLHVERLSVQSMTGSNSTNSAQQGQADGSPDDGRSRDEYRGSGQQQGGQRDGDAQQQSASGGFEQALEEVDMVSPTD, from the coding sequence ATGCAGTTATTCAATCTTGTGCCGACGAACGCGGACGCGGGCCGAGCGATGCCGAAACCGGGCGGGCGTGAAGCGCCGCCGGAGGTTCGTTTCGACCAGACGTTGGAGCAATCGCAGCGGCAACACAAGCGCACGTCCAGCCACTCGGACGATGGTAGGCAGGTTGATCGGCATGAAGTGGCGCGGCGTGATACGGCTGGGGCGAATGGCGACCGCCGGGCGACGCGTGAGACCGACGATGCGAAGCAGTCGGCCGATCGTGAGCGGAGCACCCGTGCCGAGGGGCGCGAGGTTATGCGGGGGCGCGACGACGAGCCGACGACGAGCGAACGACAAGCGTTGTCCGATGTGGACGGTGTGAAGCGGGAGATCGGCGATGAGCCGAGCGATATGGATGAGGCGCTGGCGGAACTGAGGGCGACGCTACGGGCGTTGATGAATCAAAACGAGACGGATGACGATGTGATGATGGATGACGCTTCGCTGGAGGCGCTTGACGCGCTGGTCGCGGCGTTGATGGAGACATCGTCGAAAGATGAGCTCAAGGCGCTGCTGAGCAAGGGCAGCGGCGCGGGTGATGAGCTGGCGCGGATGATGCGGCAGTTGACGATGCAAGGCGAGAAATCGTCGCAGACGGTTGATCCGCTCGCAGCGTTGATGACGATGCCGTTGACGTCGGGTAAGTCAACGGGGCAAAGCGCTCGGCCGAGCGTGTTCGAATCGAGCGAGGCGAGCCATGCGTTGGCCTCTGGCGATGGGGAAGCGTCGAACGGCAAGGTCGTCAAGCTCGGCCAGATGGTTGGCCAGGCGATGCCAGCGCTCGCGGCGATGTTGCAGGGCACGGGCAAGCAGGGGGCGGGGTCGGCTGGTGACATGCAGGCGTTGTTCGCGCAATTGGTTAACGCGGCGTCGGCGGGCAAGAGCGGGCAAGGCGGCGGCGAGTTGTTGACGACGTTGATGCAGGCGGGCCCGCAAAGCGGATCGCTCAATGGGCAGGCGTTGAATGCACAGCTTGGCACCGCAGCGCCGGGGCAGGGGGCAGCGGATGATGTGGATGCGCAAACGAACGCATCACGGCTGACGCGGGCGATGCACAGCGCGGTGAATCAGGGTGGGGGCACGTTGACACTTCGCATGACGCCGCCGGAGATGGGCACGGTGCGGATTCAGTTGAGCGTGCAGGCGGGCACGGTGAACGCGGCGTTGCACGCGGAGAACGAGTCGGCCCGCACGTTGTTGAGCCAGCAGTTGTCGCAGTTGCGTCAGTCGCTGGAAAGTCAGGGCTTGCATGTCGAGCGGTTGAGCGTGCAGTCGATGACCGGGAGCAACTCGACCAATTCGGCGCAACAGGGGCAGGCGGATGGTTCGCCCGACGATGGCCGCAGTCGAGATGAGTATCGCGGGTCCGGTCAGCAACAGGGCGGGCAGCGCGACGGCGATGCACAACAGCAGTCCGCGTCTGGCGGATTTGAGCAGGCGTTGGAAGAAGTCGACATGGTGTCGCCGACTGATTGA
- a CDS encoding flagellar hook capping FlgD N-terminal domain-containing protein produces MMDALTEMGANQASQAKAGGKNQFAELSSEEFIKNLVTELTTQDPFEPNDSAQILEQLSSLRNIESQMNLQDQLKNLVLQNQVSQASGLIGKMVRGMTDENNRVEGVVTSVRIADGKAMLELDTGQRVPMSRVETIANKQGEAASAESFGQLV; encoded by the coding sequence ATGATGGATGCATTGACAGAGATGGGCGCGAACCAGGCAAGCCAGGCGAAGGCGGGCGGCAAAAACCAGTTCGCCGAGCTGAGCAGCGAAGAGTTCATCAAGAATCTCGTGACGGAGTTGACGACACAAGACCCGTTCGAGCCGAACGATTCGGCGCAGATTCTCGAACAGCTGTCGAGTCTGCGCAACATCGAAAGCCAGATGAATTTGCAGGATCAGCTTAAAAACCTGGTGTTGCAGAACCAGGTCAGCCAGGCGAGCGGGCTGATTGGCAAGATGGTTCGCGGCATGACGGATGAGAACAACCGCGTTGAAGGCGTGGTGACGTCGGTTCGCATTGCGGACGGCAAGGCGATGCTTGAGCTGGACACGGGCCAGCGCGTGCCGATGTCGCGCGTTGAAACGATTGCGAACAAGCAAGGCGAGGCCGCGTCGGCCGAGTCGTTCGGGCAGTTGGTTTAA